One window from the genome of Bacillus mesophilus encodes:
- a CDS encoding DUF1659 domain-containing protein, producing the protein MATALLSDSTLRLVFETGVDVEGNPTYKSKNFSNIKTSASTDGLYAVAQSIVSLQQYPVTAIERNDKHLLGA; encoded by the coding sequence ATGGCAACAGCATTATTATCAGATTCAACGCTTCGATTGGTATTCGAAACTGGTGTGGATGTAGAAGGAAATCCTACTTATAAGAGTAAGAATTTCAGCAACATTAAAACATCTGCTTCAACTGATGGCCTTTATGCAGTCGCACAAAGCATCGTGAGCTTACAGCAGTATCCAGTAACCGCAATCGAACGCAATGACAAGCACCTTTTAGGAGCTTAA
- a CDS encoding LytR family transcriptional regulator, whose protein sequence is MREQLNSKNRKKRKWLWITLSILGVLLIGISAYVYSIYSSVEQAASQMYEQPTREVSEKRIEKVEYTEKDPISILIMGVDERTGDIGRSDTMIVITVNPTTQSMKMVSIPRDTRTEMVGKGTQDKINHAYAFGGTDMAVATVENFLDIPIDHYIKVNMESFQEIVDAVGGVTVTNPFSFTEAGYTFQEGEITLNGAQALAYSRMRYKDPRGDFGRQDRQKQIILGIIQKGASFSSINKFDDVLTILGGNVKTDLSFDQMVDIQANYKEARHSLEQLQIKGSGEKINGIYYYTVPEDEQVKLSTTLREHLELK, encoded by the coding sequence ATGAGAGAACAATTAAATTCAAAAAATCGCAAGAAAAGAAAGTGGCTCTGGATTACGTTAAGTATTCTCGGTGTTTTACTAATCGGAATCAGTGCCTATGTTTATTCTATATACTCTTCCGTTGAACAAGCAGCAAGCCAAATGTACGAACAACCCACCAGAGAAGTATCAGAAAAAAGGATCGAAAAAGTAGAATATACGGAAAAAGATCCGATTTCTATTTTAATCATGGGCGTTGATGAACGAACAGGTGACATTGGTCGTTCCGATACTATGATTGTCATCACGGTTAATCCAACTACGCAGTCCATGAAAATGGTCAGTATTCCACGTGATACTAGGACTGAAATGGTCGGAAAAGGTACACAGGATAAAATCAATCATGCTTATGCGTTTGGTGGTACAGATATGGCCGTTGCAACCGTCGAAAACTTCTTAGACATCCCGATTGATCATTATATTAAAGTAAACATGGAAAGCTTTCAGGAAATAGTAGATGCAGTGGGCGGGGTAACCGTTACTAATCCGTTTTCATTCACAGAAGCTGGATATACCTTTCAAGAAGGCGAAATCACTCTGAATGGCGCACAAGCACTCGCCTATTCACGAATGAGATACAAGGATCCAAGAGGTGACTTTGGCCGCCAGGACCGCCAAAAACAAATTATTCTAGGTATCATCCAAAAAGGTGCAAGCTTTTCTTCTATCAACAAATTTGACGATGTTCTCACTATTTTAGGTGGCAATGTAAAGACCGATTTAAGCTTTGATCAGATGGTTGATATCCAAGCCAATTATAAAGAAGCACGCCATAGCCTCGAGCAACTACAAATTAAAGGTAGCGGAGAGAAGATTAATGGAATCTACTATTACACGGTTCCAGAAGATGAGCAAGTGAAATTATCTACTACGTTAAGAGAGCATTTGGAATTAAAGTAA
- a CDS encoding S8 family serine peptidase: MKKYLFKLLCVVLIVGLAMPAAAATQQSEEEILFTVVFKGQSSPKNAEKVISDLGGEIVYSVPEIGVVQVKAPANFAKKAIGSSAVSAANPSLLFQLPEVKSIPLESNEINTEEAYLFDEFQWDIKRLTNNGATFAEHSGSHDVVVGVIDSGIDLNHPDVLTNLLPGSKNFVPPGGVYGVDGSETGDVNDVQDRNGHGTHVAGSIAGNGAMLGVAPNVGHKAYRVFGAEGGAYSAWIMAAIVAAANDGVEVINMSLGGIYAKGQIFYTDPETGERVRLGSDIAEYVAYTRAAKYAESKGALIVAAAGNDAVDASSPKNVTDFANSQYGTLGYEFKGASVFAPASIPNVVTVASTGPKDELALYSNYGAGFIDVAAPGGNYEMYMQYLTEGNFNEYLKERLFEKEFAFSSVPDVKYILNDKEQVIGYEYVSPSYAWNVGTSMAAPKVAAVAALLFDEYEGMTPNKAKVLLKQNAEDIDKTGTDKEFGHGLSTVYSLFE; this comes from the coding sequence ATGAAAAAGTACTTATTTAAGCTACTATGCGTGGTGCTCATTGTTGGACTGGCTATGCCAGCAGCAGCTGCCACACAACAAAGTGAGGAAGAGATCTTATTTACAGTTGTATTTAAAGGTCAATCTTCACCTAAGAATGCAGAAAAGGTTATTTCTGATCTTGGTGGGGAAATCGTTTATTCGGTTCCAGAAATTGGCGTTGTACAAGTAAAGGCGCCTGCTAACTTTGCAAAGAAAGCAATTGGAAGTTCAGCTGTTTCGGCTGCAAATCCTTCTTTACTTTTTCAATTACCAGAAGTTAAGTCTATTCCGTTAGAGTCTAACGAAATTAATACTGAGGAAGCTTACTTATTCGATGAGTTCCAATGGGATATTAAGCGCCTAACTAATAACGGTGCAACTTTTGCTGAGCACAGTGGAAGTCATGACGTTGTGGTTGGAGTGATTGATTCTGGTATTGATTTAAATCACCCAGATGTTTTAACAAATCTTCTTCCAGGCTCAAAGAACTTTGTACCTCCAGGTGGAGTGTATGGGGTAGATGGGTCTGAAACTGGTGATGTTAACGATGTTCAAGACAGAAATGGACATGGAACACACGTGGCAGGAAGTATTGCTGGAAATGGAGCGATGCTAGGTGTAGCTCCTAATGTTGGACACAAGGCTTACCGTGTATTTGGTGCTGAGGGTGGAGCGTACAGTGCATGGATTATGGCTGCGATTGTTGCAGCAGCAAATGATGGTGTAGAAGTAATTAACATGAGTCTTGGTGGTATTTACGCAAAAGGTCAGATTTTTTATACTGATCCGGAGACAGGAGAAAGAGTGCGTCTTGGATCTGATATTGCAGAATATGTTGCTTATACTAGAGCAGCTAAGTACGCTGAGTCAAAAGGAGCACTAATCGTTGCAGCAGCTGGAAATGACGCTGTTGATGCATCTAGTCCAAAGAATGTAACAGACTTTGCAAATTCACAATACGGTACACTTGGATATGAGTTCAAAGGCGCAAGTGTTTTTGCACCTGCATCTATTCCAAACGTGGTAACAGTAGCCTCTACTGGTCCAAAGGATGAGCTAGCTCTTTACTCTAATTATGGAGCTGGATTTATTGATGTGGCTGCTCCGGGTGGGAATTATGAAATGTACATGCAGTATCTCACGGAAGGTAATTTTAATGAATACTTAAAAGAAAGACTTTTTGAAAAAGAGTTTGCATTTAGTTCTGTACCAGATGTCAAATATATTCTTAATGACAAGGAACAAGTCATTGGTTATGAATATGTATCTCCAAGTTATGCTTGGAACGTTGGTACTTCCATGGCAGCACCAAAAGTAGCTGCAGTGGCTGCCCTTCTTTTCGATGAATATGAGGGAATGACTCCTAATAAGGCAAAAGTATTACTTAAGCAAAATGCTGAGGATATTGATAAAACAGGTACAGATAAAGAATTCGGACATGGGTTATCTACTGTGTACTCTCTGTTTGAATAG
- a CDS encoding SGNH/GDSL hydrolase family protein, producing the protein MRFIILGVVVIMSIGTIIAGHIHWKDKLATYHGAKSSVVAEVESKTESETSSSLPVDVSLYTKNLPEEVQQKFQDAAESNTPVVFTIMGSKSTSASETAWPSLLKQQLTETYGEVILKINIIEIPDKNSTSIIEEELYKEAVSQKPDLVLLEPFMLQDNGEVTMEDRLKNLEFLLNEFRTSNPEAYIFLQPANPLYQATYYPREIQDLAGYATENNITYLNHWEAWPDLESSELTNYLLQDPNNSLKSIPNEAGHKLWADYLIQYFISE; encoded by the coding sequence ATGAGGTTCATCATTCTGGGTGTCGTCGTAATCATGTCGATCGGTACCATAATCGCTGGACATATACACTGGAAAGACAAACTAGCAACCTATCATGGTGCTAAAAGTAGTGTAGTAGCCGAAGTAGAATCTAAAACAGAAAGTGAAACGTCATCGTCATTACCAGTCGATGTTTCTCTATATACGAAGAATCTACCAGAAGAGGTGCAACAAAAATTTCAAGACGCAGCGGAATCCAATACTCCGGTAGTCTTCACCATCATGGGCTCAAAGTCAACATCAGCCTCTGAAACTGCCTGGCCAAGTCTTCTTAAACAGCAACTTACTGAAACATACGGTGAAGTCATATTGAAAATTAACATCATCGAAATCCCAGATAAAAACTCAACGTCTATTATAGAAGAAGAGCTTTATAAGGAAGCTGTCTCCCAAAAACCTGATCTAGTACTGCTAGAACCATTTATGCTTCAAGATAATGGAGAAGTAACAATGGAGGACAGGCTAAAAAATCTAGAATTTCTATTAAATGAGTTTCGAACCAGTAACCCAGAGGCATATATATTCTTGCAGCCAGCAAATCCACTCTATCAAGCAACCTATTATCCAAGAGAGATTCAGGATTTAGCAGGATATGCTACTGAAAACAACATCACCTACCTCAATCACTGGGAAGCTTGGCCTGATTTAGAGTCTAGTGAACTAACAAACTATCTACTACAAGATCCCAACAATTCTTTAAAGTCAATCCCAAATGAAGCAGGACACAAGCTCTGGGCTGATTACTTAATACAATATTTCATTAGTGAATAA
- a CDS encoding tyrosine-protein phosphatase, with translation MIDIHCHILSGLDDGPKDITQSLHMAKIAVAEGITKIVATPHFNQHYENEKKTIVQDVHRLNDALQENKIPLQILPGQEPRIYGEILEDYEQEKILTINDSGKYLFIELPSNHVPAYTESLLFDIQMKEITPIIVHPERNQQIIENPDILYNLVKKGALSQVTASSITGDLGKKIKKFSLQLVENQLTHFIASDAHNDTSRPFRLRAAYGAVQKEFGLDTVYLFQENAEILVEGNNVYKEEPQRIKSKKFFGIF, from the coding sequence ATGATTGATATACATTGCCATATTCTATCTGGCCTAGATGATGGTCCAAAGGACATAACTCAATCCTTACATATGGCGAAAATAGCCGTTGCCGAAGGTATTACGAAAATTGTCGCAACTCCTCACTTTAATCAACATTATGAAAATGAGAAGAAGACGATTGTTCAAGACGTGCATAGGTTAAATGATGCGCTACAAGAAAATAAAATTCCACTCCAGATTTTACCCGGCCAAGAGCCTCGTATATATGGAGAAATTCTAGAGGATTACGAACAAGAGAAAATCCTAACCATCAATGATTCTGGAAAATACCTGTTCATCGAATTACCGTCGAATCATGTTCCAGCCTATACAGAAAGTTTATTATTCGATATTCAAATGAAAGAGATCACACCGATTATTGTTCATCCAGAACGAAATCAACAAATCATCGAGAATCCAGATATTCTATATAACCTGGTGAAAAAAGGTGCACTTTCGCAAGTAACAGCTAGCAGTATCACCGGTGATTTAGGAAAGAAGATTAAGAAGTTCTCTCTCCAGTTAGTAGAAAATCAGCTTACTCATTTTATTGCTTCTGATGCTCATAATGATACAAGTCGACCGTTTCGACTGAGAGCAGCATATGGAGCTGTGCAAAAGGAATTTGGATTAGATACGGTCTATCTATTTCAAGAAAACGCAGAAATTTTAGTTGAGGGAAATAATGTTTATAAAGAAGAACCCCAAAGGATCAAAAGTAAGAAGTTCTTTGGTATTTTTTAG
- a CDS encoding CpsD/CapB family tyrosine-protein kinase, with protein MTTPKSPISEQYRTIRSNIMFSAVDQQLRSFMVTSPGPAEGKSTTTANLAVVFAQQGKKVLIIDADLRKPTVHYTFGLNNHIGLTNVLTKQTTLENSLRETEQEHLFVLPSGPIPPNPAEILGSRGMEDLLVEAYELFDLVIFDTPPVLAVTDAQVLANQCNGVVLVVNSGKTETEMAIRAKEQLNNAKAKLLGVVLNNKAFKESQYYYYYGKD; from the coding sequence ATGACTACTCCTAAATCACCTATATCAGAGCAGTACCGAACGATTCGTTCTAATATCATGTTTTCAGCTGTCGATCAACAGCTTCGTTCGTTCATGGTCACTTCTCCGGGTCCGGCAGAAGGAAAATCGACAACTACCGCAAATTTAGCAGTTGTGTTTGCTCAGCAGGGGAAAAAGGTACTAATCATTGATGCAGACTTAAGAAAGCCAACTGTTCATTACACTTTTGGTTTGAATAATCATATTGGTTTAACAAATGTACTTACTAAGCAAACAACATTAGAAAATAGCCTAAGAGAGACGGAGCAAGAACATTTATTTGTTCTCCCAAGTGGACCGATTCCACCTAACCCAGCTGAGATTCTTGGATCAAGAGGAATGGAGGATCTCCTAGTAGAGGCGTATGAGTTGTTTGATCTTGTCATATTTGATACTCCACCGGTGTTAGCGGTAACGGATGCGCAAGTGTTAGCGAATCAATGTAATGGAGTGGTACTGGTTGTAAATAGTGGTAAGACCGAAACGGAAATGGCCATTCGTGCAAAGGAGCAGTTAAACAATGCAAAAGCCAAGCTATTAGGTGTTGTATTGAATAATAAAGCCTTTAAAGAAAGTCAGTATTACTACTATTACGGAAAAGACTGA
- a CDS encoding YveK family protein, with translation MEETISLKELFQTLRKRLGLIAIITILAVTVSGVVSYFFLTPIYQASTQILVNQKKPLDQLYNVGELQTNVMLINTYRDIIQSPTILDKVKEQLELETIGQISVASESNSQVFSVTVQDPDPVKAVDIANTIANVFQTEIMTMFGDNVNIISKAEVAETPQPIKPQPILNMAIALVVGLMLGVGLAFLLEYLDNTIKTEQDIEKLLELPVLGAVTVITVDADKKSTSAQANKRSRGENLGA, from the coding sequence ATGGAAGAGACTATTAGTTTAAAGGAGTTGTTTCAGACACTTCGGAAGCGTTTGGGACTAATCGCTATTATTACCATCCTTGCAGTTACCGTTAGTGGAGTCGTTAGCTACTTCTTCTTAACACCGATTTATCAAGCATCGACACAAATTCTCGTTAATCAAAAGAAACCATTAGATCAATTGTATAATGTAGGAGAGCTTCAAACGAATGTTATGCTCATTAACACGTACAGAGATATTATTCAAAGTCCGACCATACTTGATAAAGTAAAAGAGCAATTAGAATTAGAGACAATTGGACAAATATCCGTAGCAAGTGAAAGTAATTCACAGGTTTTTTCAGTAACAGTCCAAGATCCTGACCCTGTAAAGGCAGTGGATATTGCTAATACCATCGCAAATGTGTTCCAAACAGAAATTATGACCATGTTTGGTGATAACGTAAATATTATATCTAAAGCAGAAGTAGCGGAAACGCCACAGCCGATTAAGCCGCAGCCTATTTTAAACATGGCGATTGCGTTAGTCGTAGGGCTCATGCTTGGAGTAGGACTAGCCTTCCTATTAGAGTACTTAGACAACACGATTAAAACAGAGCAAGATATTGAGAAATTACTAGAGTTACCTGTACTAGGTGCAGTAACTGTTATTACTGTAGATGCAGACAAAAAGTCAACCTCTGCACAAGCAAATAAAAGATCGAGAGGTGAGAACCTTGGTGCGTAA
- a CDS encoding DUF2922 domain-containing protein gives MAKTLQLQFLNQENKTVTIGIDNPIEPVDLIALDAAMTSILIANVFVSAGGDLVSKKGARIVERNVVEVI, from the coding sequence ATGGCTAAAACACTTCAACTGCAATTTTTAAATCAAGAAAATAAGACAGTGACCATTGGCATTGACAACCCAATTGAACCAGTAGATCTAATAGCATTAGACGCAGCAATGACTTCAATCTTAATTGCGAATGTTTTCGTATCAGCTGGTGGAGATCTTGTTAGTAAGAAAGGCGCTCGTATTGTTGAGCGTAATGTAGTAGAGGTTATCTAA
- the galE gene encoding UDP-glucose 4-epimerase GalE translates to MSILVTGGAGYIGSHTCVELLNAGYEIVLVDNLDNSKPESLKRIKELTGKDFAFYQVDLLDREALIQVFTDNNIEAVIHFAGLKAVGESVQQPLRYYHNNITGTLILTEVMEQFGVEKIVFSSSATVYGMPKQVPISEDFSLSATNPYGRTKLMIEEILRDVYTSNNKWSIALLRYFNPIGAHESGRIGEDPNGIPNNLMPYITQVAVGKLQQLSVFGSDYVTVDGTGVRDYIHVVDLAKGHLKALEKVMNAKGVEAYNLGTGKGYSVLEMVKAFEEASGKKVPYQISERRPGDIAECYADPTKAKEELGWEAEKGIEEMCKDSWKWQSENPHGYGE, encoded by the coding sequence ATGTCAATTTTAGTCACAGGTGGAGCGGGATATATCGGGAGTCACACATGCGTGGAATTATTAAATGCTGGTTATGAAATTGTGTTAGTCGATAATCTTGATAACAGTAAGCCTGAATCCCTTAAGCGTATAAAAGAATTAACGGGAAAAGACTTTGCTTTTTATCAGGTAGACTTATTAGACAGGGAAGCACTTATTCAAGTATTCACTGACAACAACATAGAAGCTGTCATTCATTTTGCGGGGTTAAAAGCAGTAGGGGAATCTGTTCAGCAGCCATTACGTTATTATCATAATAACATTACAGGTACATTGATCCTCACTGAAGTGATGGAGCAGTTTGGTGTGGAGAAGATTGTATTTAGTTCTTCTGCTACTGTATACGGTATGCCAAAACAAGTGCCGATCTCTGAGGACTTCTCTCTATCTGCGACTAACCCGTATGGTCGTACAAAGTTAATGATTGAAGAGATTTTAAGAGATGTTTATACTTCTAATAACAAATGGAGTATTGCATTACTGCGTTATTTTAACCCAATTGGTGCGCATGAAAGTGGCAGAATTGGTGAGGATCCAAACGGAATTCCTAATAACCTCATGCCTTATATCACTCAAGTCGCAGTAGGAAAACTTCAGCAATTAAGTGTATTTGGAAGTGACTATGTGACTGTTGATGGTACCGGAGTTAGAGACTATATTCACGTGGTCGATTTAGCAAAAGGTCACTTAAAAGCATTAGAAAAAGTTATGAATGCAAAGGGTGTCGAGGCCTATAACCTAGGAACAGGTAAAGGGTATAGTGTTCTTGAGATGGTAAAAGCATTTGAAGAAGCTTCGGGTAAAAAGGTTCCATATCAAATCAGTGAAAGAAGACCTGGGGATATTGCAGAATGCTATGCAGATCCTACCAAAGCTAAAGAAGAACTAGGATGGGAAGCAGAAAAAGGCATTGAAGAAATGTGCAAGGACTCGTGGAAATGGCAATCTGAAAATCCACATGGTTACGGGGAGTAA
- a CDS encoding YvrJ family protein — protein MMEQLLPFVSEVGFPIVVTLYLLHRIEGKLTTLNDSIQELPVKLRE, from the coding sequence ATGATGGAACAATTGTTACCTTTTGTGAGCGAGGTCGGATTTCCGATTGTTGTAACCCTATACTTACTGCATAGGATTGAAGGCAAGCTGACAACGTTGAATGATTCGATTCAGGAACTTCCAGTGAAGTTGAGGGAATAG